Proteins co-encoded in one Papaver somniferum cultivar HN1 chromosome 5, ASM357369v1, whole genome shotgun sequence genomic window:
- the LOC113283391 gene encoding F-box/kelch-repeat protein At3g06240-like, which yields MSVEFDFPFDYWKCYIRIYGCCNGLFCLNSDPKLLCIWNPITDEYKKLPETPEEEGPRGLVGFVSVPKYGFGYDCKTGDYKVVKILTPGGGKCSKVWIYTLGMDSWRVLEDIPYLFYLGGGIGSGVFLNGVLHWLAYPQDRVNKPIRVILSFDVGEEKFREMQLPIPLCGSREGEHSFKTSIGLLDGKLCLSWNLGDANVDVWVMKNYGVIECWTKLFSISRLKEDVEYLRPLQSLKNGDILLLGQPLNQLTRYNGDLILYSLVTGNAKFLDTSGYQILDDARTCVGSLLSVKSVCNAGQEDVERAI from the coding sequence ATGTCTGTTGAGTTTGATTTCCCATTTGACTACTGGAAATGTTATATTAGAATTTATGGTTGCTGTAATGGATTGTTTTGCCTCAACTCTGATCCTAAATTGCTATGCATTTGGAACCCAATTACTGACGAGTACAAGAAATTACCAGAAACACCAGAGGAAGAGGGACCTCGAGGACTAGTCGGATTTGTTTCTGTTCCAAAATATGggtttggttacgattgcaagacTGGTGATTACAAGGTAGTGAAAATCCTTACACCAGGGGGAGGTAAGTGTTCCAAAGTTTGGATTTATACTTTGGGAATGGATTCATGGAGAGTACTCGAGGATAttccttatttattttatttaggcGGAGGAATTGGAAGTGGAGTGTTTTTAAATGGAGTTCTTCATTGGCTGGCATATCCCCAAGACAGAGTTAATAAACCCATTAGAGTAATACTTTCTTTCGATGTTGGGGAGGAGAAATTCAGGGAAATGCAACTACCTATACCTCTTTGTGGCTCGCGTGAAGGTGAGCATTCTTTTAAGACATCTATTGGCTTGTTGGATGGTAAACTTTGCTTGTCTTGGAATCTTGGTGATGCAAATGTGGATGTATGGGTTATGAAGAATTATGGAGTCATAGAATGTTGGACTAAACTTTTCAGCATCAGCAGGCTGAAAGAAGATGTCGAGTATCTTAGGCCATTACAATCTTTAAAGAATGGTGATATCTTATTACTTGGTCAGCCTTTAAACCAGTTAACTCGGTATAACGGGGATTTAATCTTGTATAGCCTAGTAACTGGGAATGCTAAGTTCTTGGATACAAGTGGTTACCAAATATTGGATGATGCGCGCACTTGTGTTGGTAGTCTGCtttcagttaaatcagtttgtaaTGCAGGCCAAGAAGATGTCGAGCGGGCAATATGA
- the LOC113279949 gene encoding F-box/kelch-repeat protein At3g06240-like: MHLNHSIEMNRFSLILTKQESTSYSLDDIYSSTATFPSLDYNIHTTTGDVTFDMSIKYHCPFLYWRFIEIVGSCNGLICLISDTEFLGIWNLIAQEYNKLPQIPKVSPQTQNLLPPIAHVATYGFGYDCKTGVYKIVQIVTAGCDMFSQVRVCTLGTDSWRLLNYIPYMFYLYGKANGVLLDGILHWLVHPCNGVNKPIRVILSFNVGEETFVEMQLPKPLCSAPEGEHYFKTNIGLLDGKLCLSWNLGDGNVDV, encoded by the coding sequence ATGCATCTTAACCATTCTATTGAAATGAATCGTTTTAGTCTCATCCTTACAAAACAAGAATCAACATCATACAGTTTAGATGATATTTATTCTTCAACTGCAACATTCCCTTCCCTTGATTACAACATTCACACTACTACTGGAGATGTTACTTTTGATATGTCTATTAAGTATCATTGTCCATTTCTCTACTGGAGATTTATTGAAATCGTTGGTTCTTGTAATGGACTAATTTGCCTCATCTCTGATACCGAATTTTTAGGCATCTGGAACCTAATTGCTCAAGAGTATAATAAATTACCACAAATACCAAAAGTTTCCCCACAAACTCAAAACTTATTACCGCCAATTGCTCATGTTGCAACATATGggtttggttacgattgcaagacAGGGGTTTATAAAATAGTCCAAATTGTTACTGCTGGGTGCGATATGTTTTCTCAAGTTAGAGTGTGTACTCTAGGAACAGATTCATGGAGACTACTTAACTATATTCCTTATATGTTTTATTTATATGGAAAAGCAAATGGAGTGCTTTTAGATGGAATTCTTCATTGGCTGGTACATCCCTGCAACGGTGTTAACAAACCCATAAGAGTTATACTTTCTTTCAATGTTGGGGAGGAGACATTTGTGGAAATGCAACTGCCTAAACCTCTTTGCAGTGCACCTGAAGGCGAGCATTATTTCAAGACAAATATTGGCTTGTTGGATGGTAAACTTTGCTTATCTTGGAATCTTGGTGATGGGAATGTGGATGTATGA